Part of the Temnothorax longispinosus isolate EJ_2023e chromosome 5, Tlon_JGU_v1, whole genome shotgun sequence genome is shown below.
TGTGAAAAACTTAAGTAATTGATCAATCTCACACAtacgcgcacgcacgtacaTCAAgcttcataaatattttaatatacttctagttttgttacattttcaATAAGATGCATTGTAcgatatgaaatatgaaatattaaaattaattttagtagtTGTAGTTTTACACGATTATATGTACTGATTGTTATGTACCTCTAGTCCTTAACATcaatactataaaattttaaatattatataaatataatattgatattattctgatattttatattgaaatttgtcAGTTTACTATTGAATTCACTATGTTACACTTAAAGtacttaaacatttttatatatttgaaagatgaaaaagaaaaagtaggAAAAAGtaggaaaaagtaaaatttagaaataaaaaaggtaCAAATACTGTTTCTATTTAAAGTACATGTGTTTTAACACTTCTTGCAAGAGATAAACAAAGAAAACGATTAAATGAGAAAGAGtaactataaaaatagtaCAGACCTCAAATATAGACATATACCGCAGATAGGTATGatggattatttaaattaaagaaatcacttcttaaacattttttctcatacaaagtattaaagatatatatagtcaaaaacttattcaaaataagctaatacaaaaaatatttcatttgtgtgtgtgtgtgtgtgtgtgtgtgtgtgtgcgtgcgcgtgtgggCCACTTGTTCAACCTATTGATaagctaactaatagttaaatcatatgtatatctttgtctaatgtaaaagataaacaaagacatatatatgatttaactattagttagtttaccaacaAGTTGGACAACTGGCtctgtgcgtgcgcgcgtgtgtgttaacattttattatataaatataatataatttgaaaagttaACCTCATAAAACCTTATTTcatatgcattattattaaataatggtaaatctaataattccttattgtataattcgaaaaattaacttgtactgtatatttttgtacttctAATAACGtaatccataaaaaaaaaataataataattctatgcgATATAATTCTAGCTGTAGTATCACTTTGCCAATGCAAAGTTGAATCCGTTCACGAATTCCTTGACCGTCTGTTTGAATCGATCGACCCGATCGTACTTCTTCAGCGACTCGAGCAGCATCGCGGGAATGACTTTGCGCGGCTCGTGATAAACCAAACTTACACTGTCCGCGTCGTTTTCCTCAGTTACTAGATTAATTGGAATTGTGTAatgctgaaaaaaattaaagatttaaagacACAAACTATCAAAAGACAACATTTTATGTATcctttaaatattgtaatcttAACACATTTGTTTTAGGAGACGGGATATATTTGTCTATATCTtcttatttgtatttgtatatatttgtatataagttCTGTCAgacttcattattttaattgaaaaatgtccaaattttagtatttttgtGTGATAATCAtccaaattaaagaaaaagttaattttaaaagttttgtaACTATTAACATATGtgtatatctaaaatatatttgtaatattagcAGAAATAAATACTTACATAATATTCGTTTTGCAGCTTTTTGTTTTGCAGCTTTTTGTTCTGCAGCTTTTCGTTTTTTGGGTTTTGGGTTTTGTTTGTTATGAAGCCATGTCTTAATTTGTGGCGATGTACGTTtacttaaacatttatatctttttcttatttcttgtaTATCTTTCAGCGATGGTAATGTTCTTTCTTCCATATATTTGGCAAATCCCTCAAGTGCTGCTTCTTGCTCTTCCTCAGACCAGCGGATTCTCTTTGTTTTTCCGTAAGGAGATGCTACAAAGAAAGCAATGTGTTATTAATATGGAGGTTTAAAGTATCCCAATCAGAAATGATTAGTCAAGTCGACATCAATTCGACGTCGATACGTCGATAAATAGTCGAATATTGGttgttaaatttctttatttctcatcataattgtttttatacaattatatataatgttaattaaacaattacaaatatttctataaaattttaatttttctatttttcttttgactAACTCTATATCAAATCAATACAAagtgaaaaagaataaaatattcgatgtatacatatatatagtatgtAATCAATATAGAATTGACCAAAGGACATAAAAATcttacagaaatattaattatgctcgattagtaaaaaaaaataatgaaattaaaagtgACAAAAATATCAATCAATATTCGACATCAACCATTTATCAACGCATCAACATTGAGTTAATGTCGATTTGACTAATTATTTCTGGCTGGCATACATAAGTTTTCACATATCTAATAAGttgaagtaaaatatttactggATCGTTTCCGTTTTTTATTGGAATCTGTATGTTCAACCGTATGATGTAATGTATCTTGTGTCTCatctaatttatattgtatatttatacctgaaataaataatttatattaatatttaaaaaaagtaagtgtaaatatatacagaataGTCTCGACATGTTGACATTGGGATTTTTGTCTCCAAGTGATCTCAGAAATCTGCCATTAACGGGTGATACGGTAAGTCTagtacaccctgtatataacaaatataaactgTACACatacagaatataaaatgtaagaggaaaaaagaatataaaattaaaatataaaattaaaaaatatttcaataatattactcaataatattaaatattaaaatattatatatatatatagcactATAATATAGCTCTGACATTGTATGTTTggatttttatctctattaaAGCTTAAGAaccttttatttcaataaaagcTGCAAAAATTGCACgtactatattaaaattacaatattaaaatacagagcatttaataattcaagacataatttttgtttgcaaaaaATGGTATACAAATTCCTTGTTTAGTTTGATCCATCTTATATGCACACGAGCTTTAtgctataaattttcaaacattgTAGTATATGCAGTTTTCGcagcttttattaaaataaaaggttCCTAAGctttaatagataaaaatcCAAACATACAATGTCAGAgctatattatagttttaaaatacaaaacatcAAGTAAACAtatcaagtaaaaaaaaattaaagtttgcgCATTTAGAAGTGATACAATACACtgtgataaatacaattcttcacaatagtaaaaatatttacatgttaAAAACTATAGGTGATCGagttgtatttaaatattttaaatgcaaataactatacatatatgtatatatacactcACCCTGTCTATGTTATATTACTGTCGTTCAAAAGTTTGGAAGCAGttggaaatttataaagaaaaacatttttaaaaaccattataaagttttaattataataaagttacaataaatttaaatcagattaaaagtttaatttatggtaaattgtaattttataataattaaaactacaataattttttaaattgtatctccttataaatttttaatttttagcttttaaacttttgtacattagtaactttttcaatatttagcttatgATATCTCAATTGTTTGTCGGAGGAAAAAGTGGTACAAAACTTTTCAATTTGATTTTGTCTCAAGAATATGCCATTGGAAtagtgttttaatttttttaaatatttatgtacgtATCTCCTCGGAACTTTAATGcatgtacaaatatttaaaaaaaattcgagtaCTATTGCAATAGCATATTCTTAAGACGAAGGCTACaatcaacgtgacgctacaaatgctttggagcgttcttcttctctttctttcttcattgaaaaaaaagagaaaaggaatgcttcgaagcatttgtagcgtcacgacCGTAGCCAAAATCAAATCAAAAAGTCCTGTACCACTTTTTCCTGTGGACAAACACTTATCATAAGTTGAATAAAAGATATCGTAAGctgaatattgaaaaaattaccaagttttccttgaatatctcaaaaagtattaggcaaataaaaaaatgtttcaaacaaaagttgttcaaattaattaatagaaaaagatggtataataaaaatttagtttttatttaaaaaatcaagttgGATCTTATTAGGTCCAAAGTGAACGTCAAACCCAAAAATTAGTTAGCTTATCTGATGGCCCATTCCAAatcctacaacttttatctaaaatatttttcaataaaatcatcAGAGATATTACAGTgcgaaagttaaaataaaacactctgtgtacatatatgcaaTACATAATTTCAGAATCATCcagtatgtatatacacaagtAACTATTCAAATAactatgtatttatatatacataaaaatatagatatcatTACCTAAACATgcattttccttttcttcatCTCTATCACTGTCTTTTGCTTGGTCGTCATATAATTCGTCGTCTATATTACTTTCCGTTGAAGATTCGCTACCTGCATGTTGGTCATTTCCTTGAACAGCTTCCAGGTATTGGGAAATTTGCAATATATCTCTGGTTGCTAACGGCTGTCGATAATGATCCTTGTGAATCTTTTCGGAATGCCCCATAAATGTGGCAAGATCCGATACTTCCATATCATTAAGATTTAGTTGTATACAGTATGTTGCAACATGCTTTCGCAACACTGTACCACGTAAAGTATTAGACTGCATTGCATTACATTCGCTTGAAAATTTACGCATTAAAATGCAAGCTCTGAGATATTTGTATCTTTGTTTGTTATACCCAGGCAATCCGAAAACGTAAGGGTTTTTTTCGGGTACGTTAGAttcttttcgatattttaaaatcaaattaatagaTTCAAATAAATCGTTTGATAACAAAACGGGCACCGTACGGCCTAATTTACCTCTTATACAGAATCTGATATATTTGTTAGCAATCTTTTTGTGTTCTTTTGATAATGACTTGTAAAGATCGCTGtacatgtttttattaactctttcataatttttaaaatcttcgaTAAGAATGCGTTCAATTTCTCCTGCCCGTCGTCTGTTAAACACTTGTATAGAGATCAGTGTTACTTCTGCCAAAGAAAGCCAAGTGTAATACGAAAAAGATTTTTGTAATGCATTAAAAGCTTCAACCCGTTTTTCCTGTAAAtgactatataattttttgatgtcTTCCACTGATGGCAAATTGACTTTTTTGTGTCTCCTTTGAATCGATTGCGTTTCAATGACGGTTCTATTAACACTTGTTGTTATATCAACagttaataatttcaagaaatctttaacttgtttctttttttccatatctTCCTTCTTTATACACTCAGTTATAAGTAGATTCccgatatatttaattaaagttgatAAATTTGCCGCAACTGCAGGAgcttcatatattttttcttcattgttATATCTTGCGACTTTATTGATTGCTGTGATACAATCGTCATACACTCTTGGATGATAAACTGATGTAAAGTTTTCcacatttttgtttatttctctTAATGCCAAGAGAAAGCGACCAAGGATACGTAATTTGGCACGAATCATGTCGTGTTGGTGTTGAGATTTGTATTTCAGGCACAGTTTATTTGCATACAAAATGAGTAGTTCGTCAAATCTGATAGCACGTGTAACATCGTCTTCCCTCATAACAGGAAATACTACTGTTCTTAATACATCACTTGCCGATGGGTGTAATCGACACGTAACTCGTCTACCCATAATCATAACGCACCgattctttgtaaattttttttcaaaacaacGTCTAGAGTGGTGACGTATAGTTGATTTTGCAAAGTGAGCTTTACATTTTGCACAAGCAGTATAATCTGTAGCAATCTTGTTATATTTGTCATTAGGACGTCTACACACAATAAGTTGTCCGTTATTTACTTCAGagtttgtattaaatttgaaattgccATTTTTCCGcaaaatttcgataattttccttctttcttgaTTCTTCTTAGGTAAaatagcaaatttttttacatctggTTCATTTTTATGTACCATTTCAAAATGTCGTACTAATTGAGTTTGCAATTTGCTACAGAAAATGCAATAGTTCCGTTTCACACTTTTTACATTAGATGATTCAACATACATAACTTCGTCGTTGCATACTGGtacattattgttaatttgCGAGGCATCTAAACTTGATGCTGACGATGCAGTTATATTTAACGCTGATTTGTGTTTTATtcgcaatttattattcaatacaTTTTGTTCATCTTTTGATCCACTTTCTTCATGTGGCAATTCATTATCTGATATACTCTGTTCATCTTCTGAAGGAAGATATTCTGAATCGCTACTGTCTTTAGCGTTGTCAACTTCTAAAAAGACGGTAGAATAGAAAATTACAGGAATACAACACCAATAGACTTAATCTTTCTGGACTCATCCTATAGTCTCTCAGACTGACAAAACACAAAATTGATGTTTTCTTCCTTTGTATACACGTTGTAGCGCCCAAGCGTTTGGGATAGTTTtctaatcttaattttttgttcttatattaaaagatatccccaactttaataaaaatccaaaGTTCATGTTCAtcaagattaaatttttaatattctatttttatctataaaaatcagTCTTACAGACCATGGATGAGTCTACATAGAAAACAGGATGAGTCCAGAAAGGTTTGCCTTGAAAcgtgttataaatataaaaatactaatatatttatgtt
Proteins encoded:
- the LOC139813604 gene encoding uncharacterized protein, whose product is MFALIKFYDNFYYVCKSNRIKKMKNGTKAKYSDGRNYAAIIIAKNDDKDILNKIKKNILTNKPHILCERSDFPKICGINTISYIDKNNENNSESVMLIKDSNNEETTVDELNTCYGKESVMLTKDSNNEETTDNALNTCYGINTKSYIDKNNENNSESVMLTKDSNNEETTVDALNTCYDKESVMLTKGCNNEETTIDALNTCYDKESVMITNDSNNEETTVDALNTCYDKESVILTKGCNNEETTIDALNTCYDKESVMLTNDSNNEQTTDDALNTCYDINTISYKNNENSDSVMLTKDSNNEEKTVDALNTCYNKESAILTKGCNNEETTIDALNTCYDKESVMLTNDSNNEQTTDDALNTCYDINTISYKNNENSDSVMLTKDSNNEEKTVDALNTCYDKKSVMLTNGCNNEETTIDALNTCYDKESVMLTNDFNNEQTTDDALNTCYGINTKSYIDKNNENNSETTVDALNTCYDKESVMLTNDSNNEETTNDVLNTCYGYDISTLDVIFVDKYGKTMNIMNKDCDIEGKSDATDTCNTVENDDIAGKDVNVSLSDLLSGSFCTDVEDCVRRLSFNEESTISTDVSFSNESTQVFNKEELDDPVPSEIPIPSVLEVDNAKDSSDSEYLPSEDEQSISDNELPHEESGSKDEQNVLNNKLRIKHKSALNITASSASSLDASQINNNVPVCNDEVMYVESSNVKSVKRNYCIFCSKLQTQLVRHFEMVHKNEPDVKKFAILPKKNQERRKIIEILRKNGNFKFNTNSEVNNGQLIVCRRPNDKYNKIATDYTACAKCKAHFAKSTIRHHSRRCFEKKFTKNRCVMIMGRRVTCRLHPSASDVLRTVVFPVMREDDVTRAIRFDELLILYANKLCLKYKSQHQHDMIRAKLRILGRFLLALREINKNVENFTSVYHPRVYDDCITAINKVARYNNEEKIYEAPAVAANLSTLIKYIGNLLITECIKKEDMEKKKQVKDFLKLLTVDITTSVNRTVIETQSIQRRHKKVNLPSVEDIKKLYSHLQEKRVEAFNALQKSFSYYTWLSLAEVTLISIQVFNRRRAGEIERILIEDFKNYERVNKNMYSDLYKSLSKEHKKIANKYIRFCIRGKLGRTVPVLLSNDLFESINLILKYRKESNVPEKNPYVFGLPGYNKQRYKYLRACILMRKFSSECNAMQSNTLRGTVLRKHVATYCIQLNLNDMEVSDLATFMGHSEKIHKDHYRQPLATRDILQISQYLEAVQGNDQHAGSESSTESNIDDELYDDQAKDSDRDEEKENACLGINIQYKLDETQDTLHHTVEHTDSNKKRKRSTSPYGKTKRIRWSEEEQEAALEGFAKYMEERTLPSLKDIQEIRKRYKCLSKRTSPQIKTWLHNKQNPKPKKRKAAEQKAAKQKAAKRILSLHNSN